A part of Macrobrachium nipponense isolate FS-2020 chromosome 26, ASM1510439v2, whole genome shotgun sequence genomic DNA contains:
- the LOC135199639 gene encoding tigger transposable element-derived protein 1-like, whose protein sequence is MWRANAKAWVMRHFFTEWVNLCFGLAVKKYLAEKSLPMKCLLVLDNAPGHPPGLEEDILDEYRFIKVFYLPPNTTLLLQPMDQQVISNFKKLYTKHLFKKCFDVTDNTNLTLREFWKEHFNIVHCLKIIDDAWQGVTRRTLNSAWKKLWPASIAERDFEGFNTPDPDEPEPIVVDEIASLGKSMGLEVDEADVTDLVEEHQEELMTQELIELQEMQHSEVLQELSSEEEVEEEDRLSTKEIRDMLAKWQEYSGFMEKRHPDKLACGRALAFCNNTCVRHFCNILKGRQKQTSLDRFLLKSEGESESKRRQKEPSWKKKSKKM, encoded by the coding sequence ATGTGGCGCGCTAATGCTAAGGCTTGGGTTATGCGCCATTTCTTCACAGAATGGGTTAATCTGTGCTTTGGTTTGGCAGTCAAAAAATATTTGGCTGAGAAAAGCCTGCCAATGAAATGTCTCTTGGTCCtcgacaatgcccctggtcaccctccTGGTCTCGAAGAGGACATTCTTGATGAGTACAGGTTCATCAAGGTCTTTTATCTCCCGCCCAACACCACACtactcctccagcccatggaccaacaagtaaTTTCCAACTTTAAAAAACTGTACACGAAGCATTTGTTCAAGAAATGCTTCGATGTCACAGACAACACCAATCTCACCcttcgtgaattttggaaggaacatTTCAATATCGTCCATTGCTTAAAAATTATTGACGATGCATGGCAGGGTGTCACACGAAGAACTCTTAATTCAGCATGGAAGAAATTGTGGCCAGCTTCCATCGCTGAGAGGGACTTTGAAGGATTCAATACGCCAGACCCTGATGAACCCGAACCTATTGTGGTGGATGAAATCGCGTCTCTTggaaagtccatggggctggaggTAGATGAGGCAGACGTGACTGACCTTGTCGAGGAGCATCAGGAAGAGCTCATGACACAGGAATTGATTGAGCTCCAGGAGATGCAACATTCGGAGGTGTTGCAGGAGCTCAGTagtgaggaggaggtggaagaggaggaccgcctttccacgaaggaaatcAGAGACATGTTAGCGAAGTGGCAGGAGTATTCTGGTTTTATGGAAAAGAGGCACCCGGACAAGTTGGCGTGTGGTCGTGCGTTAGCCTTTTGTAACAACACTTGTGTACGTCATTTTTGTAACATTTTGAAGGGGAGACAAAAGCAAACATCCCTAGATAGGTTCCTTTTAAAAAGTGAAGGTGAAAGCGAGTCAAAAAGGAGGCAAAAAGAGCCAAGctggaagaagaaaagtaaaaaaatgtaa